One genomic segment of bacterium includes these proteins:
- a CDS encoding nucleotidyltransferase: MEPLGGREIRGALLELAEKLSRRGVHGRLYIAGGAAMAMAHDTDKHTRDIDAAILEGHSAIINAVREIARERHWPSTWLNEQATAYMPTVPDARGRVVLDHPALKVVVASREHMLAMKVRAARIADVDDTRRLLRNLDLRRVEQVEALVESVFPGEPLGHRQREWLGQLCAATWASADEGPDPDADRLDG; this comes from the coding sequence ATGGAACCGCTCGGTGGTCGCGAGATTCGCGGCGCTCTACTGGAACTCGCAGAGAAGCTCTCAAGGCGAGGTGTTCACGGGCGCCTCTACATCGCCGGGGGCGCCGCCATGGCGATGGCACACGACACCGACAAGCACACGCGCGACATCGATGCCGCCATCCTGGAGGGCCACAGCGCCATCATCAACGCTGTACGAGAGATTGCACGTGAGCGACACTGGCCGAGCACATGGCTCAACGAGCAGGCCACGGCCTACATGCCGACCGTCCCCGATGCGCGCGGCCGGGTCGTTCTCGATCATCCTGCTTTGAAAGTTGTCGTTGCGTCACGCGAGCACATGCTGGCCATGAAGGTCAGAGCCGCTCGAATCGCGGACGTGGACGACACACGGCGCCTCCTACGCAACCTGGACCTGCGCCGCGTCGAACAGGTGGAGGCGCTCGTGGAGAGCGTATTTCCGGGCGAACCACTCGGTCACCGGCAACGTGAGTGGCTGGGCCAACTCTGCGCTGCTACGTGGGCGAGCGCCGACGAAGGTCCTGACCCGGATGCCGACCGCCTCGACGGCTGA